From the genome of Plectropomus leopardus isolate mb chromosome 13, YSFRI_Pleo_2.0, whole genome shotgun sequence, one region includes:
- the klhl13 gene encoding kelch-like protein 13: MEHPVHRGETMPIGLHDRSLVEDDDAHMKVALGYGDMGISAHLQASKTGNTRFFTSNTHSSVVLQGFDQLRIEGLLCDVTLVAGDGDEAFPVHRAMMASSSDYFKAMFTGGMKEQDLMCIKLHGVNRIGLKKIIDFIYTAKLSLNMENLQDTLEAASFLQILPVLDFCKVFLISGVSLDNCVEVGRIANTYNLTEVDKYVNNFILKNFPSLLGTGEFVKLPFERLAFVLSSNSLKHCTELDLFKAACRWLRFEDGRMDYAPKLMKNIRFPLMNPQELINHVQTVDFMRTDNTCVNLLLEASNYQMMPYMQPVMQSERTAIRSDSAHLVTLGGVLRQQLVVSKELRLFDEKAHEWKALAPMDAPRYQHGIAVIGNFLYVVGGQSNYDTKGKTAVDTVFRYDPRYNKWMQVACLNEKRTFFHLSALKGHLYAVGGRNAAGELATVECYNPRTNEWTYVAKMNEPHYGHAGTVYGGYMYISGGITHDTFQKELMCFDPDADKWTQKAPMTTVRGLHCMCTVGDRLYVIGGNHFRGTSDYDDVLSCEYYSPALDLWTPIAAMLRGQSDVGVAVFENKIYVVGGYSWNNRCMVEIVQKYDPEKDEWHKVFDLPESLGGIRACTLTVFPPEDISGSPSRESPLSAP, encoded by the exons ATCCCTCGTGGAGGACGACGACGCTCACATGAAAGTTGCTCTGGGCTATGGTGATATGGGCATCTCTGCTCACCTTCAGGCATCAAAGACTGGAAACACTCGATTTTTCACgagcaacacacacagctcagtggTTCTTCAG gGATTTGACCAGCTGAGGATAGAGGGTTTACTATGTGACGTCACGTTGGTGGCTGGGGACGGTGATGAAGCTTTCCCTGTACATCGCGCCATGATGGCCTCCTCCTCCGACTATTTCAAAGCCATGTTCACAG GTGGAATGAAAGAACAGGATTTAATGTGCATCAAGCTTCACGGAGTTAACCGAATAGGCCTGAAGAAGATCATTGACTTTATCTACACGGCCAAGTTGTCACTCAACATGGAGAATCTGCAAGACACACTTGAGGCAGCCAGCTTCTTACAAATCCTTCCTGTGCTGGACTTCTGCAAGGTCTTTCTCATATCTGGG GTTTCCCTTGACAACTGTGTGGAGGTGGGGCGCATCGCCAACACGTATAACCTCACAGAGGTGGACAAATATGTCAACAACTTCATTCTGAAGAACTTCCCCTCGCTGCTGGGCACGGGAGAGTTTGTCAAGCTGCCATTTGAACGGTTGGCTTTTGTACTGTCCAGCAACAGCTTGAAACACTGCACTGAGTTGGACCTGTTCAAGGCCGCTTGCCGCTGGTTACGTTTCGAAGACGGCCGTATGGACTATGCCCCAAAGCTCATGAAGAACATCCGCTTTCCCCTCATGAACCCACAGGAACTCATCAATCACGTGCAGACAGTGGACTTTATGCGCACGGACAACACCTGTGTCAACCTTCTCCTGGAGGCTAGCAACTACCAAATGATGCCCTACATGCAGCCAGTTATGCAGTCAGAACGGACAGCCATCCGCTCAGACAGTGCCCACCTGGTCACCCTGGGTGGTGTATTGCGGCAGCAGCTAGTTGTGAGTAAGGAGCTGCGTCTTTTTGATGAGAAAGCTCATGAGTGGAAGGCGCTGGCACCAATGGATGCACCCCGCTACCAACACGGCATTGCAGTCATCGGCAACTTCCTGTATGTGGTGGGTGGCCAAAGTAACTACGACACCAAAGGCAAGACAGCGGTGGACACCGTGTTCCGGTACGACCCCCGCTACAACAAGTGGATGCAGGTGGCATGCCTTAATGAGAAACGTACTTTCTTCCACCTCAGTGCACTCAAGGGACACCTCTACGCTGTCGGTGGAAGGAACGCTGCCGGGGAGCTCG CTACTGTGGAGTGCTACAACCCAAGGACAAATGAATGGACATATGTTGCCAAAATGAATGAACCACATTATGGCCACGCTGGGACGGTGTACGGAGGTTATATGTATATTTCAG GGGGAATCACTCATGACACTTTTCAGAAGGAGCTGATGTGCTTTGACCCAGATGCAGACAAATGGACTCAGAAAGCACCCATGACGACGGTGCGCGGCCTCCACTGCATGTGCACTGTGGGCGACCGGCTTTACGTGATCGGGGGCAATCACTTCCGGGGCACCAGCGACTACGACGACGTGCTGAGCTGCGAATACTACTCCCCCGCCCTCGACTTGTGGACTCCTATCGCGGCCATGTTGCGAGGCCAGAGCGACGTGGGCGTGGCTGTGTTTGAAAATAAGATCTATGTAGTGGGCGGCTACTCGTGGAACAATCGCTGCATGGTGGAAATAGTACAGAAGTACGACCCCGAAAAGGACGAATGGCACAAAGTGTTTGACTTACCCGAGTCGCTGGGCGGGATCCGAGCCTGCACACTCACAGTTTTCCCTCCTGAGGACATCTCGGGCTCACCCTCCAGAGAGTCGCCCCTCTCAGCACCTTGA